TCCGGGTCCGGACCTCCGAGATCAGGTCCAGCACCTTCAGGTTCCCCCGTCGGATGCGCTCCTCCATCGCGGCCACGCAGGTCTTGGCGTACACCGCGCACAGCGGCTCGAACCCCTCCTTCCCCCGGGGCACCACCACGTCCCAGCCCCGGCGGAGCCCGTACAGGTGGCGGATCACCCTGCGGTTCAGGAACGGCATGTCTGCGCCCACGACCACCGCGTGAAGGCTCTGCACGTGCTGGAGCCCGGTGGTGATCGCGCCCAGCAGCCGGGCCTCGGGGTACTCGTCCGCCACGGCCTCCAGCCCCAGAGCCCGGAAAGGGGCCGGGTCCGGGGCGACCACCAGCACCCGGTCGAAAAATCCCTCCAGGATGCGCCGGACCCGCTGGAGCAGCATCTCGCCTTGAAGCTCCCACCGCCATCGCTTTTCGTGGCTGTTCGCCAGAATCACGGCCGTTCGGGTGTCTCGCATGGGCGGCTCCGGTTCCTGCGGTATGTGTCCAGCTCCGGCTCCCGTGGGGCGGAGCGAGAACGAGCGCTCGAGATTCTACGACGAGGGCACTACACAAACAAAACGTATCGGGTAAGTTTTCAGAAGTAAAGCCGTATGAAAGGACCCCACGAGCCGGAGGCGAGCCATGCGGGTTTTTTCGTGGATCGGTGCCCTGCTCCTCGTCGTGGCTGCGGTGCCCGCCCAGGCGTACACCCACCACAAGGGCCCGGTGCGGTGGCAGGAGTACGCCCAGACGGCCTTCGAGCGGGCCCGGTCCGAGGGCAAGCCCGTGTTCATGGTGGTGAGCGCGGTGTGGTGCTTCAACTGCAAGATCTACGAGGAGACCTCGCTGGCCGACCCGCGGGTGGCCCGGCTCCTGAACGAGAGCTACGTGCCCGTGTTCGTGGACTACGACCGGAGGCCCGACATCGCCCGCAGGTACCCCGGCCCGGGCATTCCCGTGACCGTGGTGTTTGCGCCCGACGGCACGCCGCTGGTGTCGGTTCCCGGGGTGATCCCGGCCGACCAGCTCCTGGCCAACCTGCGGCGCACCCTGGCCTACCTCGAGGAAGGGTACCGGCCCGAGACCCGGGCCCGGGAGGCCGAGCCCACCGGGCCTGCCGCCCCGCCAGCCCCCGAGGTGCTGGAGCGGTACCGGCAGGGCTTCGGCGACACCCTCTGGCGGGCCCGGGACCCGGCGTTCGGCGGGTTCGGCCTGGCCCAGAAGGAGCCCCGGGCCGAGGTGCTGCGCCGCCTGGTGGAGCGGTTTCGGGGGGGCGAGACCCGCTGGGACGAGTGGCTCCGGACCACCCTGGACCACGTGCTGGGTCGGGCCCAGAGGCCGGCCCGGCGCACCAGGCCGCCGTTCCAGCTGCTCTTGGAGCTTAGACGCCAGGACACCCGGCGGCTCGACGGGGTGGACGCCCTCCAGACCGACCACCTGCTGGCCGGCTTGCTGGACCCGGTGGAGGGCGGGTTCTTCCGGTACGCCACCCGGCGGGACTGGACCGTGCCCCACTTCGAGAAGATGCTCTTCGACAACGCGGCCCTGATCGACCTCTTGCTCGCAGCCCACCGGGCCTGGCCGGACCGGGGCTACCGGTCGCCGGCCGTGGCCACGGCCCGGTACGTGGGCCGGCGGCTGTTCGACCCAACGGAGGGCCGGTTCCTGGGAAGCCAGGTGGCCGACGAGGTGTACTACCACCTGACCGGGGAGGAGCGGTCCCGGGTGGCCCCGCCGGCCGTGGATCCCACCACCTACGCCGCGCCCAGCGCCCGCGCCGCGATCGCGCTCCTGAACGCGGCCCGGGCCGGGGGCGACCCCGGCCTCCGCCGCACCGCCCTGGCCGGCCTGGGCTTTCTGGTGGACCGAATGCTCGGGCCCAACGGGGTCTGGAGCTACTACGATCCCCGGGACGGCCGGGCCCGGCTGGACGGCCAGCTTCGGGACAACGCCTGGGTGGCCGCGGCCCTGGTGCGGGCCCTGGAGGAAGAGCCCGGCGGGCCCTACCGCAAGGCCCTGGACCGGGTGCTCGCGATCCTGGAGGAGCGCCTGTTCGACCCGGCCGAGGGCGGCTTCTTCGCCCGGCGCAGCACGAGCCAGGACCTGTACCGGGCCGACGAGCTGTTCTCGCCGGACAAGCCCTTCGAGGAGAACGCCCTGGCCGCCTGGGTGTTCCTGCGGGCCCACCGCATCACCCGGAACGACCGGCACCTGGAGCTCGCCCGGCTCACGGCCGGCCACCTGCTCCGGCGGGTCGAGGCGGGCCGGGCCGAGCCGGTGTCGCCCTACCTGGACCGGGTGGCGGCCCGGCTCCTGGGATCCGGCCGGTAAGGGGCCATGGGCCGGCTGGCCGGTCTCGCGATCCTGCTCGTCCTGGCGGCAGGGCCGGCAGCCGGCCAGGAGGGCCGTGGCCTCGCCTGGGTCGCGGCCGGGAACGGGCCGGCCGGCCTGCTCACCCGGCGATTCCCTCCCGACGCGTTCCGCCGGGCCGAGGCGGAGGTGCTTCGGCGGTGGGCCGGAGCGCCCGAGGTGGTGGCCTATGCCCTCCTCCACGGCCCGGACCGCTCGGAGCGGGCGCTCCGGGCCTGGGCGGCCCGGCTCGATGCTCCCCAGGCCCCCCGGAATCTGAGAGGGCACGGCCTGCGGGCCCTGGCGCTGGCCGCGGCGGCCCGGGCGCTGGAGGATCCCTCCCTCCGGGAGCGCGCGGCCATCGAGGCCCGGGAGGCGGCCCGGCTGTGGGAGGTGGATCTCGCCGCAGGCCGGATCACCGCGATCCGGGCAGCCTGGACCGCCCGGGCCCTCACGGCCGCGGGGCTTCACGGCCGGGCTCGGGAGGTGCTCGGGCTCGCCCGGCGATACCTGGTGGGCCCGGAGGGCGCGTTCGACCGTTACGACCCGGCCGCCGGGAACGGCCAGGGCGACGGCGGGCTCGAAGCGAATGCGTTCCTGGGCCTGGCGTTCCTGGAGGCGGCCGAGGCCGCGGACGATCCCGGGCTGGCCCGGGCCG
This is a stretch of genomic DNA from Deferrisoma camini S3R1. It encodes these proteins:
- a CDS encoding DUF255 domain-containing protein: MRVFSWIGALLLVVAAVPAQAYTHHKGPVRWQEYAQTAFERARSEGKPVFMVVSAVWCFNCKIYEETSLADPRVARLLNESYVPVFVDYDRRPDIARRYPGPGIPVTVVFAPDGTPLVSVPGVIPADQLLANLRRTLAYLEEGYRPETRAREAEPTGPAAPPAPEVLERYRQGFGDTLWRARDPAFGGFGLAQKEPRAEVLRRLVERFRGGETRWDEWLRTTLDHVLGRAQRPARRTRPPFQLLLELRRQDTRRLDGVDALQTDHLLAGLLDPVEGGFFRYATRRDWTVPHFEKMLFDNAALIDLLLAAHRAWPDRGYRSPAVATARYVGRRLFDPTEGRFLGSQVADEVYYHLTGEERSRVAPPAVDPTTYAAPSARAAIALLNAARAGGDPGLRRTALAGLGFLVDRMLGPNGVWSYYDPRDGRARLDGQLRDNAWVAAALVRALEEEPGGPYRKALDRVLAILEERLFDPAEGGFFARRSTSQDLYRADELFSPDKPFEENALAAWVFLRAHRITRNDRHLELARLTAGHLLRRVEAGRAEPVSPYLDRVAARLLGSGR